The DNA region CGGAACTGTGGGTTTCAAAAATGGAACGCCCGACTCGAAAACTGTGCTTTAGGCTCTACCTGCACACCGTGGAGCCGCTGCACGCTGCCAAGAAGGATCCGCCACATTGCCCATGCGCACCCCTGTCGGTCTTGATGACCTTCGATATTTCTATCTGGTGGCCGAAGCCGGTGGCGTCAGCGCAGCTGCGCGCAGGTTCGATATCTCAAAAGCCACGTTGTCGCGCGCGGTCGCCCGGCTTGAAGATCAGGCAAAGGGCCCGCTTTTTGACCGGCTCAGCACCGGGTTACAACTGACCCAGGCCGGAGAGGCACTGATTGAGGCGGCCCGGCAGGCGACCGATGCGGGCAGCACCGCGGAGGAACTGCTGCGCACCGTCACGGAGGAGCCACAGGGGATGCTGCGGATCGCGGCAAGTGCGCTGAGTGGGCAGTACCTTGTGGGCCCTGTTCTGGCGCGGTTGACCGAGGACTATCCCAAGGTGACGGCCCATGTCAGTGTCACCGCAAGTGGCCCCGATCCCTTGGCCGAGGAGCTTGATCTTGTTTTGCGGCTGGGCCGCCCCGAGGAGCCGTACCTGATCGCACGCCGGATTATCGGGACGCCCATGAAGCTCTATTGCGGAACAGATTTCGCAAAGTCCAACCCCGTGACAGACCCGGAAGCCGTCAGTCGGTTCGCGCGGGTCAGCATCAACGTTCCGGGCGCGCCAGCAAACTGGTTGTTGCATGACGACGCCGACAGAACCCTCACATTTGATATCGAGCCACGCATCTATGCAGGCGATCCCACCGTCGCAATCGGACTGGTCCATGCGGGGGCTGGTATCACGCTGCTTCCTGCCCTTTATGGTGACTTGCTTGTCGAGCGTGGCGATGCGGCCGCCGTTCTGCCAACCTATGAAGGTGCCCCGGTGGAGCTGTTTGCGGTGTTTCCGCCGCGGCGCTCCAGCGTGCCGGCAGTGCGGGTCTTCATTGATTACCTGACCGCGTTCGCCAACGGGGCAGAGAAGAGTTTTGATCGCGGTTGGCCTGGCTAGTCGGGAGCAATGGAGCTGGCCCGCCGGGTCGCATTCGCCTTGGACTTTTGAAGGAACCACGTTTTGCCGCGCCGTTACGAAGATATTTATCCGTCCCTCCCGTTGCTTAACAGCGATGGGCTGGAGCACATGTCGGCCGCGTCTCTGATGTCCGTGCGCTACTTTCAGGCAGAGCCGGACCGGATGCCGGAGGATGTTTTTGCCGAGCACCACATCCTTCTGAACCTCAAGGCCGAGCCGCACCGCGTGCAGAACACCCGCGATGGTGAGATGCGGGATTTCACCTTTTCCAAGAACGACATCATCGTCACACCTGCAGGCATGCGCTCGGGCTGGCGTTGGTTTGCGCAATCCGATGTAATTGTCGTCACCCTCCTGCCTGACCGGGTGCAGCGCTTTGCCGAAACCGAGTTGGGGCTGCTTCTGGACCCACAGCAATTGGGTGATCTTCCATTGTTCTCGGACGCGGACCTCTGCGCGGCGGGCGTGATGTTGCGCGATGCGTTGGAGGCCGACGATATGAGCTCTGCAGTGATGTTCGAGGCGCTCAGCCGGGTATTTTTGGTCAAGCTCCTGCAACGTTACGGCAAACGGCGTCCCGAAGACGTCGCACTGTCCTCGCGTTTCACGTCGGCCCATTACAACCGCGTGCTGGCATTCATCCGCGCCAATCTGGAGCGCACGATCACGCTTGATGATCTGGCGTCCGAGGCTGGGATGAGCCCGTCGCATTTCAGCCGCCTGTTCAAGGACACGGTCGGTACACCGCCAATGCAATACGTCATGGCCTACCGGATCGAGCAATCGCTTGCGATGATGACGGATCAGGGTCGGGCTTTGGGCGATATCGCCCTGGCCTGCGGGTTCGCCGATCAGGCGCATTTCAGCCGCAGCTTCAAGCAACTGATGGGCGCGACGCCCCGGCAACATCGGTCAAGCCTGAGCTGATCGTTCAAAAAAGCACGATCATTCAAAAACCGATCAAGCCGCTTCAATTAATGGGGGCTGGGGCGGCGTATCTCCAATGTCATCGGGCAGACAGCCCAAGACATTACAAACCGGAGATACCAAGATGAAACTCGCAACCCTGTCCACCGCCGCCACCCTTCTGGCCACCTCGGCCATGGCCGACATCACAACCCGCACCGTGACCTTCGAGAACGAAGGCGCCACGCTGACCGGCACGCTGTACTTGCCAGCGGATCACAACGGGGTCGCCCTGCCGACCGTCGTCGTGACCGGTGCCTGGACCTCCGTCCAACAGCAGATGCCCGCCACATACGCCGCCCAAATGGTGGAACGTGGCTTTGCGGCCTTCACCTTCGACTTCCGCGGCTGGGGCGCATCGGGCGATCTGCCGCAGAACGTCCGCTTCGTGGAAAGCCCCGAGGCCAAAACCTCTGACATCCGCGCCGCATTTGAATTTGTCGCCACGCTGCCAGAGGTGGATGCAGGCCAAATCTACGGCCTCGGGATCTGTGCATCGGCTGGCTACATGGTAGACGCCGCCGCCGGGAACGATCTGGTGCAGCGCGTGGGCCTCGTCGCCCCTTGGCTGCAAAACGAGGATTTGGTGAATGCGGTCTATGGCGGTGCCGAAGGCGTCAATGGCCTGATTGAGATGGGCCGCGCTGCCGAGGCCGCAGGAGGTCAGATCATTCCTGCCGTCGGTCCGGAAGGGGCCGAGGGCGTGCTGATGCCCATCGGTGGCTACTATTATGAGGCCGACCGTGGCGCGATCCCCCAGTACGACAACCAGTGGAACAACGCGTCGTGGGAAGGCTGGCTGACCTATCACCCCGCCGATAACCCGTCGCGTCTGACGCAGCCCTTGGCCATCGTTCATTCCGAGGCCGCCGCGATCCCGGATGGCGTGCGCGCCTTCCTGGACGGGTTCACCGGCGAGGCGACACAGCAATGGCTCGAAGACGTCACGCAGTTCGACTTCTACGACAACCCCGCGGATGTAACCCGCGCCGCCGATACCGTGGCCGATCACTTCCGCGCAGGCACTGACGCCTGATCTGCCCCCTGGCGCGGGACTGCCCCGCGCCAGCCCCTCTCTCATAATCTTATACAAGGACACGCCGCCATGCTTCGCTCAACCCTTGCCGCTGCCGCCCTCCTCGCAACTCCGGCCATGGCCGAGATCGCAGGCGATCCCGTCACAGCTGACACTCTTCTTGACCGGACCGAGATGATCCGCATCGCCGACGCCCTTGACGCCGCCGTCGATGCGCAGGATTGGCCTGCTGCCCGCGCGCTCTTCACCGATGAGATCTATGTCGACTTCACGTCGCTGGTCGGGGGCGAACCCGCCACGATCCCGGCCGATGGCCTGATCGCCGGTTGGTCCGCCAATCTGACCGGAGAGAAGTCCAGCTTCCACCTGCGCGGCAACCACCGCATCTCCTTCGACGGCGCCGATGCGGCCCTGATGCAGAGCCACGGCTATGCCTGGAACCAGATGCCCTCGGGCGCACTGGAGGAGAATGGCGGTAACCCGATGTGGGAAGTCTGGGGCACCTACACGCACAGCTTCACGCGTACCGAAGACGGCTGGCTCGTCTCTGCCATGACCTTCACCGCCACGGCCGAGCGCGGCAATGACTACGTCCGCAACACGCCGGGTAGCTGATCTAATCCCCCCCATACACAAGGAACAGTTCAATGACACAGACATGGTTTATCACCGGCGCATCTTCCGGCTTCGGGGCTGCCTTCGCCCGCCACGCGCTGTCCCAGGGCCACAACGTTGTGGTCACCGCGCGCCGCCTTGGCAAACTGCAACAGATTGCGGCCATCGCCCCAGGCAGGGTTCTTGCTTACGCAATGGATGTCACGGACCCCACGCAAATCACCGAGGCGGTCAAAGCCGCAGAAGACAGGTTCGGCGGCATCGATGTGCTGATCAACAATGCGGGCTACGGCATTGTGGGCGCGGTCGAGGAAACGCCGGAGGCCGAGTTGCGCGCCATGATGGAGACGAACTTCTTCGGCGCCGTCGCCGTCACCCAGGCCGCCCTTCCGATGATGCGCAAGCGGCGCAAGGGGGCCATCGTTATGATGTCGTCGCTGGGCGGGCAGCTGTCGTTCGGTGGCTTCGGGCCTTACTCCGCCAGCAAGTTCGCGCTGGAAGGGATGACCGAAGCCCTGGCCCAGGAGATCGCGCCCTTCGGTCTGAAGGCCATGATCGTGGAGCCCGGCGCCTTCCGCACGGAATTTGCCGATACCGCCCTGCGTCACATGCCCAAGATCGACGCATACGCCGACATCGTTGGCGGCACGCGGGACTTCGCCAGCGGCATGCACGGCACCCAAGCCGGAGATCCATCGAAAGCCGCCGCTGCACTTGAAACGGCGCTGGGTAGCGACACCACACCGCTGCGTCTGGCGCTAGGTGACGATGCCGTCGAAGCCATCCGCGACCATTCCGAAGCCTTGCTGGCCGAGTTGACCAAGTGGGAGCCTGTCACCCGCGCGGTCAACCACGACGATGCCGTGGCAGACGCCGCTTAAGCCAACCGGGTGGTCCCGTCGCCGGGACTACCTGTCACTTACCACCCGAAGGAGATTATCATGCCCCGCCCCCGTATCGCCCTGATCACCGGCGCAAACCGTGGCATTGGCCGCGAGGTTGCCCGGCAATTGGCCCAAGATCACGGCCTGCACGTTCTGCTCGGCTCCCGTGACCTCATCAAAGGAGAAGAAGCTGCACGTGAACGACCCAACGCCCGTGCCATCCAATTGGACGTGGCCGACCCGAAATCGGTGGCCCGCGCATTTGAGCAGATCAGCCAGGAGGTCGGGCGGCTTGATGTGCTGGTGAACAATGCCGGCATCGACTATGACACCGACCAACGCGCCAGCATCGCTGACCTGACCCGCGTCCGGCGCGCGTTTGACACGAACCTGTTCGGCGCGTGGGATGTGGCGATTGCCGCTACACCGCTACTGAAAAAGGGCCTGTCTCCTCGCCTTGTCAACGTCTCCTCCGGTGCGGGGGCGCTGACCGGCATGGGCGGGGGAACAGCGAGCTACGGTATCTCAAAGGCTGCGCTCAACGCCCTGACGATCAAGCTGGCAGCGGAGTTGCGAAGCGACCGCGTCCTCGTGAACGCCGTCTGTCCGGGTTGGGTCGCAACAGACATGGGTGGTGGGGGTCGACCGATCCCCGAGGGTGCAAAAGGCGTCGTCTGGGCCGCAACATTGCCCGACACGGGACCAACAGGCGGCTTCTTCCGCGATGGGAACCGGATCGATTGGTGAAAAGGGGATCGCGTTCTTTTCCAAAGCAACCGGCAGGCAGAACGGCGAGGTCACGAACGGGGCCTCGCGCTTCTTTTCTTGACGGCAGAGGAGCCTCTTACATCGCGAATGCGCCATGATCGGCCACCATCATGGCAAGAGATTGGGTCAGCAGGAATACGCCTTTGGAGCTGGCCGTGAAGTGGCCATCGAGGTCATCCTCTACCACATGCTCAGGCGGCCTACGGCGTGGCTTTGGTCTGGCTGATGGTGCTTGGGCAGGAGCCTTCGCGAGCGTGATCGCACAGTTCACATGCGAGCCATATATACTTCAAGTATAAAATATTTGGACTTGAAGTAGTGGGTGATCCGGCCTAGCGTAGCTTGAAACACAGTCTGTGGAGGGGCGATCAGATGCGGATAGCGTGCCTTGGCGGGGGACCAGCGGGCCTCTACTTTGCGATTTCCACGAAGCTGCGGACGCCGGATGCAGAGGTTGTCGTGCTAGAGCGCAACAAGCCGGACGACACCTTTGGTTGGGGCGTTGTCCTGTCCGATGAAACCCTTGCAAACCTTGACGTTAACGACCCGGTGAGCGCGGCGAAGATCAAGTCGCACTTCGCCTATTGGGACGACATCGCGCTGCATCACAAGGGGCAGAAGCTGGTATCAAGCGGCCATGGATTCTGCGGCATCGGCCGTAAGACATTGCTGTTGATCCTGCATGAACGCGCCCGCGAGTTGGGCGTCGATCTGCGGTTCGAGACCGAGGTTAAGGCGGCCTTTGACTATATGGAGGAGTACGATGTCGTTGTGGCTTGCGATGGTCTGAATTCCAAAACGCGATTGGAATTTGCAGACAGCTTCCAGCCCGATATCGACACCCGTTTGTGTCCGTTTGTCTGGCTTGGCACGCACCAGAAATTCGATGACGCGTTTACCTTCATTTTTGAAGAGACGGACAAAGGCTGGATCTGGGTCCATGCTTATCAGTTCGATGACGATACGGCGACGTTCATCGTGGAATGCAGTCAGGAGACGTTTGACGCCTACGGGTTCGGTGAGATGAGCCAACAGGACAGCATCGCCGTCTGCGAGGAGATCTTCAAAGACCACCTTGACGGCCATTCATTGATGACCAACGCCAACCACATTCGCGGCTCAGCCTGGATCCGTTTCCCGCGCGTGTTGTGTGAAAAGTGGAGCCACGAAAACGTGGTTCTGCTGGGGGATGCGTCCGCTACGGCGCACTTCTCCATCGGGTCCGGCACGAAGCTGGCATTGGAAAGCGCGATTGCCCTGGCAGATGACATCGAGACCCAGCCGACGCTGGAGGCCGCCTTTGCCAACTACGAGGACAAGCGCCGCCTGGAAGTGCTGCGCCTGCAATCGGCGGCACGCAACTCGGTTGAGTGGTTCGAGGATGTGGAACGGTATCTGCATCTGGACCCGGTGCAGCTGAACTATTCCATGCTGACCCGCTCCCAGCGGATCAGCCATGAAAACCTGCGGGAACGGGATGCAGACTGGCTTGGTTCGGCTGAGGAGTGGTTCATGAGCCAGGCGGGCGTGACGTCCAATGGGAAAGCCCGCGCGCCAATGTTCGCGCCGTTCCGATTGCGCGACATGCATCTGAAGAACCGCATCGTCGTCTCGCCGATGGCGCAATATAAGGCCGTGGACGGCGCGCCAACCGATTGGCACCTGATCCACTATGGTGAGCGTGCGAAGGGCGGTGCGGGTCTGGTTTATACGGAAATGACCTGCGTGTCGGCGGAAGGGCGGATCACCCCCGGATGCCCCGGCCTCTATGCGCCGGACCATGAGGCGGCCTGGACCCGGTTGAACGCCTTCGTCCACTCTGAAACGGAAGCGATGACCTGCTGCCAAATCGGTCACGCAGGGCGGAAAGGCTCCACCCGGATCGGGTGGGAGGGCATGGATCACCCCCTGGCCGAGGGCAACTGGCCCCTTCTGTCGGCCTCCGCCATTCCATGGTCCAATGAGAATGCGATGCCCAAGGCGATGGATCGCGGGGATATGGACGCGGTGAAAGCCGAGTTCGTGTCTGCCACGCAGATGGCAGATCGCGCGGGGTTTGACATGGTCGAGCTGCACGCGGCCCACGGGTATCTGATCTCGTCGTTCATCTCTCCGCTGTCGAATGCGCGCACGGATGACTACGGCGGCAGCCTGGAAAACCGTATGCGCTATCCGTTGGAGGTCTTTGACGCGATGCGTGCGGTCTGGCCCGAGGGCAAGCCGATGTCCGTGCGGATCTCGGCCAGTGATTGGGCGGGCGACGACGGTGTGACCGCGGAGGAGGCCGTGCAGATTGCGGCGATGTTTGAAGCCGCAGGGGCCGATATCATTGACGTGTCCGCGGGCCAGACCTCTACCCAGGGCAAGCCTGTCTATGGTCGCATGTTTCAGACCCCGTTGTCGGACCGCATCCGCAATGAGGCGGGCATCAAGACGATGGCCGTCGGGAACATTTATGAGGCCGATCACGTGAACTCCATTCTGATGGCGGGCCGGGCCGATCTGGTGTGTATCGCACGCCCGCATCTGGCCGACCCCTACTGGACCTTGCACGCGGCCACTGGCCTCGGAGACCGACAGGAGGTCTGGCTAAAACCCTATGAGGCGGGTCGAGATCAGGCGTGGCGAAATGCGGACCGGGATGCCGAGATGGTGGGCAAGGTATGACGTCCCATGTGGTGATCTCCGGCGGCGGCACGGGTGTGGGCGCGGAGACCGCGAAGCAGTTCGCGCAGGCGGGCTACGCCGTGACGATCCTGGGCCGAACCGAGGCGACGTTGCAGGCGCAGGGGCTGGCCTATCAGGTGTGCGATGTCACGGACGACGTCGCCGTCAAACGCGCCATGGAAGCTGCCCGGTCAGCACGAGGTCCGATCAGCGTGGTGATCGCCAATGCCGGTGCCGCGACCTCCCAACCCTTCGCCAAGATGACCGCCGCCGATCTGTCGGCGATGACCGATGTAAACCTGACGGGCGTGTTCAACCTGTGGCAGGCGGCTTTGCCGGATATGAAGGCCGCCAAGCAGGGCCGCATGATCGCGATTGCCTCAACCGCTGGCCTCAAGGGCTACCCTTATGTGGCGGGCTACTGCGCGGCCAAACATGGCGTTATCGGTCTGACGCGCGCCCTGGCGCTGGAACTGGCCATGTCCGGCATCACGGTCAACGCCATTTGCCCGGGTTTCATTGAAACGCCGCTTCTGGACCGCTCCATCACCAACATCGTTGAGAAAACGGGGATGAGCGTGGACGCCGCCGCCAAGTCCTTGACGAAGGGCAACCCGCAGCGCCGCTTCATTCAGACCGACGAGGTCGCAGCAACCGCGCTTTGGCTGTGCTCAGACGCTGCAAAATCGGTAAACGGCCATGCCCTTAGCCTGTCGGGGGGGGAGATCTGATGCAAACGGATGAACGTACCGCGCCGGAGACCCTGTCGAAGGAACGGTTGCGCTTGTGGCTTCGATTTCTGAAAGCCAGCCGTTCGATTGAGAGCGTTCTGCGCGAGAACCTCCGCGCCGAATTCGCGACGACATTGCCCCGGTTCGATGTCATGGCCGCCCTGTCGCGGTTTGAGAATGGGCTGAAGATGAGCCAACTCTCGGACGTGCTGCGGGTGTCCAATGGCAATGTCACCGGCATCGTTGATCGGCTGTCAGAGGATGGTTTGCTGGTCCGTGTGCCGGTTCCGGGGGACAGGCGCGCGTCTCTTGTGCGTCTCACCCGGCGCGGCGTGGAGGAGTTTCAACGTCAGGCAACAGCCCATGAGGCGTGGATCAGCGATATGCTCGGCGATTTCACCGCTGAGGAGGCGCGCGATATTCGATTGCGGCTGGAGCAACTTGAAGACAGTGCCAACGGAGACGAGACATGAGCATGCGCACGGATGTGACGCACTTTATGTGCGAGATTGAAAACGGCATCGCGACGGTTGCGCTGGACCGACCCGACCGCAAGAACCCGCTGACATTCGATAGCTACGCCGAGTTGCGCGATTGGTTCCGGGATCTGCAATACGCTGATGATGTGAGTGCCGTGGTGTTTGCGTCAAACGGTGGCAACTTCAGCTCGGGCGGGGACGTGCACGATATCATTGGGCCCCTGACCAGCATGTCGATGAAGGAGCTTCTGGCCTTCACGCGCATGACCGGCGATCTGGTCAAGGCGATGGTCAACTGCGGAAAGCCGGTGATTGCGGCCATCGACGGCATTTGCGTTGGCGCAGGCGCGATCATCGCCATGGCCTCGGACCTGCGGATCGCGACGCCGGACGCCAAGGTGGCGTTCCTGTTCACCCGCGTGGGCCTTGCGGGCTGCGATATGGGGGCTTGCGCGATCCTTCCACGGATCATCGGACAGGGCCGCGCGGCAGAGTTGCTCTATACTGGCCGGTCGATGTCTGCCGACGAAGGTCATGCCTGGGGCTTCCACAACAAGCTGGCCTCCGCAGACAATCTGGCATCTGAGGCGCAGGCACTGGCCACCCGCATCGCGGCGGGGCCGACGTTTGGCAACATGATGACGAAGACGATGCTGGCGCAGGAATGGTCAATGTCGATTGAACAGGCGATTGAGGCCGAGGCGCAGGCCCAGGCGATCTGCATGCAAACGGCGGATTTTGAGCGGGCCTACAAGGCCTTTGTCGCCAAGGAAAAACCAGTGTTCGAGGGCAATTGATGGCAGACAAATCGTTCCTCAGCTGGCCGTTTTTTGAAGAGCGGCACCGTGATCTGGCAGGCGCGCTTGATGCTTGGGCGACGGCGGAGCTGGCCGGTATCGACCACAGCGATACCGATGCCGCCTGTCGCGCTTTGGTCGCTGCATTGGGGCAGGGGGGCTGGCTGAACCATGCCGCCGTGAACCCAAAGGGCGAGGCCAAACTGGACGTGCGCACCCTGTGCCTGATCCGTGAAACACTGGCACGTCACGACGGGTTGGCGGATTTTGCTTTTGCGATGCAGGGCCTTGGGACCGGCGCG from Jannaschia sp. CCS1 includes:
- a CDS encoding LysR family transcriptional regulator — translated: MRTPVGLDDLRYFYLVAEAGGVSAAARRFDISKATLSRAVARLEDQAKGPLFDRLSTGLQLTQAGEALIEAARQATDAGSTAEELLRTVTEEPQGMLRIAASALSGQYLVGPVLARLTEDYPKVTAHVSVTASGPDPLAEELDLVLRLGRPEEPYLIARRIIGTPMKLYCGTDFAKSNPVTDPEAVSRFARVSINVPGAPANWLLHDDADRTLTFDIEPRIYAGDPTVAIGLVHAGAGITLLPALYGDLLVERGDAAAVLPTYEGAPVELFAVFPPRRSSVPAVRVFIDYLTAFANGAEKSFDRGWPG
- a CDS encoding helix-turn-helix transcriptional regulator, with amino-acid sequence MSAASLMSVRYFQAEPDRMPEDVFAEHHILLNLKAEPHRVQNTRDGEMRDFTFSKNDIIVTPAGMRSGWRWFAQSDVIVVTLLPDRVQRFAETELGLLLDPQQLGDLPLFSDADLCAAGVMLRDALEADDMSSAVMFEALSRVFLVKLLQRYGKRRPEDVALSSRFTSAHYNRVLAFIRANLERTITLDDLASEAGMSPSHFSRLFKDTVGTPPMQYVMAYRIEQSLAMMTDQGRALGDIALACGFADQAHFSRSFKQLMGATPRQHRSSLS
- a CDS encoding alpha/beta hydrolase — protein: MKLATLSTAATLLATSAMADITTRTVTFENEGATLTGTLYLPADHNGVALPTVVVTGAWTSVQQQMPATYAAQMVERGFAAFTFDFRGWGASGDLPQNVRFVESPEAKTSDIRAAFEFVATLPEVDAGQIYGLGICASAGYMVDAAAGNDLVQRVGLVAPWLQNEDLVNAVYGGAEGVNGLIEMGRAAEAAGGQIIPAVGPEGAEGVLMPIGGYYYEADRGAIPQYDNQWNNASWEGWLTYHPADNPSRLTQPLAIVHSEAAAIPDGVRAFLDGFTGEATQQWLEDVTQFDFYDNPADVTRAADTVADHFRAGTDA
- a CDS encoding nuclear transport factor 2 family protein → MLRSTLAAAALLATPAMAEIAGDPVTADTLLDRTEMIRIADALDAAVDAQDWPAARALFTDEIYVDFTSLVGGEPATIPADGLIAGWSANLTGEKSSFHLRGNHRISFDGADAALMQSHGYAWNQMPSGALEENGGNPMWEVWGTYTHSFTRTEDGWLVSAMTFTATAERGNDYVRNTPGS
- a CDS encoding oxidoreductase gives rise to the protein MTQTWFITGASSGFGAAFARHALSQGHNVVVTARRLGKLQQIAAIAPGRVLAYAMDVTDPTQITEAVKAAEDRFGGIDVLINNAGYGIVGAVEETPEAELRAMMETNFFGAVAVTQAALPMMRKRRKGAIVMMSSLGGQLSFGGFGPYSASKFALEGMTEALAQEIAPFGLKAMIVEPGAFRTEFADTALRHMPKIDAYADIVGGTRDFASGMHGTQAGDPSKAAAALETALGSDTTPLRLALGDDAVEAIRDHSEALLAELTKWEPVTRAVNHDDAVADAA
- a CDS encoding SDR family oxidoreductase, with the translated sequence MPRPRIALITGANRGIGREVARQLAQDHGLHVLLGSRDLIKGEEAARERPNARAIQLDVADPKSVARAFEQISQEVGRLDVLVNNAGIDYDTDQRASIADLTRVRRAFDTNLFGAWDVAIAATPLLKKGLSPRLVNVSSGAGALTGMGGGTASYGISKAALNALTIKLAAELRSDRVLVNAVCPGWVATDMGGGGRPIPEGAKGVVWAATLPDTGPTGGFFRDGNRIDW
- a CDS encoding bifunctional salicylyl-CoA 5-hydroxylase/oxidoreductase, with the translated sequence MRIACLGGGPAGLYFAISTKLRTPDAEVVVLERNKPDDTFGWGVVLSDETLANLDVNDPVSAAKIKSHFAYWDDIALHHKGQKLVSSGHGFCGIGRKTLLLILHERARELGVDLRFETEVKAAFDYMEEYDVVVACDGLNSKTRLEFADSFQPDIDTRLCPFVWLGTHQKFDDAFTFIFEETDKGWIWVHAYQFDDDTATFIVECSQETFDAYGFGEMSQQDSIAVCEEIFKDHLDGHSLMTNANHIRGSAWIRFPRVLCEKWSHENVVLLGDASATAHFSIGSGTKLALESAIALADDIETQPTLEAAFANYEDKRRLEVLRLQSAARNSVEWFEDVERYLHLDPVQLNYSMLTRSQRISHENLRERDADWLGSAEEWFMSQAGVTSNGKARAPMFAPFRLRDMHLKNRIVVSPMAQYKAVDGAPTDWHLIHYGERAKGGAGLVYTEMTCVSAEGRITPGCPGLYAPDHEAAWTRLNAFVHSETEAMTCCQIGHAGRKGSTRIGWEGMDHPLAEGNWPLLSASAIPWSNENAMPKAMDRGDMDAVKAEFVSATQMADRAGFDMVELHAAHGYLISSFISPLSNARTDDYGGSLENRMRYPLEVFDAMRAVWPEGKPMSVRISASDWAGDDGVTAEEAVQIAAMFEAAGADIIDVSAGQTSTQGKPVYGRMFQTPLSDRIRNEAGIKTMAVGNIYEADHVNSILMAGRADLVCIARPHLADPYWTLHAATGLGDRQEVWLKPYEAGRDQAWRNADRDAEMVGKV
- a CDS encoding SDR family NAD(P)-dependent oxidoreductase, whose translation is MTSHVVISGGGTGVGAETAKQFAQAGYAVTILGRTEATLQAQGLAYQVCDVTDDVAVKRAMEAARSARGPISVVIANAGAATSQPFAKMTAADLSAMTDVNLTGVFNLWQAALPDMKAAKQGRMIAIASTAGLKGYPYVAGYCAAKHGVIGLTRALALELAMSGITVNAICPGFIETPLLDRSITNIVEKTGMSVDAAAKSLTKGNPQRRFIQTDEVAATALWLCSDAAKSVNGHALSLSGGEI
- a CDS encoding MarR family winged helix-turn-helix transcriptional regulator; its protein translation is MQTDERTAPETLSKERLRLWLRFLKASRSIESVLRENLRAEFATTLPRFDVMAALSRFENGLKMSQLSDVLRVSNGNVTGIVDRLSEDGLLVRVPVPGDRRASLVRLTRRGVEEFQRQATAHEAWISDMLGDFTAEEARDIRLRLEQLEDSANGDET
- a CDS encoding enoyl-CoA hydratase family protein; translation: MRTDVTHFMCEIENGIATVALDRPDRKNPLTFDSYAELRDWFRDLQYADDVSAVVFASNGGNFSSGGDVHDIIGPLTSMSMKELLAFTRMTGDLVKAMVNCGKPVIAAIDGICVGAGAIIAMASDLRIATPDAKVAFLFTRVGLAGCDMGACAILPRIIGQGRAAELLYTGRSMSADEGHAWGFHNKLASADNLASEAQALATRIAAGPTFGNMMTKTMLAQEWSMSIEQAIEAEAQAQAICMQTADFERAYKAFVAKEKPVFEGN